Proteins from a single region of Sphaerochaeta globosa str. Buddy:
- a CDS encoding TRAP transporter small permease: MPKFFATMDKIKLAYDWTDRIVLLVCKLLLIADILITSYAVAGRMFNEYIPFLKDPAWSEEVVLTCMSYMAVLSAALAIRRSSHIRMTAFDKYLPKRAIKFLDILSDIAVLSLGLIMLFVGWRYATTIGSRGSYVSMPWLSRFWMYFPVPLAGFAMIIFELESLYNHVKSFFVKEEEKA, translated from the coding sequence ATGCCAAAGTTCTTTGCAACAATGGATAAGATTAAACTGGCCTATGATTGGACCGATAGGATTGTATTGTTAGTATGCAAACTATTGCTTATAGCCGATATCCTGATTACCAGTTATGCAGTAGCAGGCCGCATGTTCAATGAGTATATTCCGTTCCTCAAGGATCCAGCTTGGTCGGAAGAAGTGGTGTTGACCTGTATGTCCTATATGGCTGTTCTTTCAGCCGCCCTTGCCATCCGTAGGAGTTCCCACATCAGGATGACGGCATTTGATAAATACCTTCCCAAACGTGCTATTAAGTTCCTTGATATCCTTTCGGACATCGCGGTTCTCAGTCTTGGATTGATCATGCTCTTTGTCGGTTGGCGATATGCCACAACCATCGGGAGTAGGGGATCCTATGTCTCCATGCCATGGCTCAGCCGCTTTTGGATGTACTTCCCTGTACCCCTCGCTGGATTCGCCATGATCATTTTTGAGCTGGAGTCTCTGTATAACCATGTGAAGTCCTTCTTTGTGAAGGAAGAGGAGAAAGCCTGA
- a CDS encoding TRAP transporter large permease, which produces MDTNSIAILILLGTFFGMIILRFPIAYAVGLSSVFCMLFQGTNLNDICRLMVKGISSFSLMAVPFFITMGVLMGSGGISEKLIALANACVGWMRGGLAQVNIVASYFFGGISGSAAADTASLGSILIPMMVNEGYDADFSTAVTITSSCEGLLVPPSHNMVIYATTAGGISVGSLFLAGYLPGALLAVTLMIGSYIISVKRGYPKGDKFSLKNFFIQLGKSFWALAAVIIVVVGVVAGFFTATESAAIAVIYSLIVSVFIYKGLTWKGVWKVLDNAVGTLAIVLILIATSSVFGYCLTTLHVPDLAATAITNLTSNRILLILLLNVILLVLGCIMDMAPIILIATPILFPIAIGVCGLDPIQFGIMVVLNCGIGLLTPPVGAVLFIGSAVAKISMERVVKATLPFYLCMIVALLMVSFIPEISLFLPQVFGGYVPANL; this is translated from the coding sequence ATGGATACGAACAGCATTGCAATTCTGATTCTTCTTGGAACCTTCTTTGGTATGATCATACTTCGTTTCCCTATTGCTTATGCGGTGGGACTTTCCTCTGTCTTCTGCATGCTTTTCCAAGGGACAAACCTGAATGATATCTGCCGTCTTATGGTCAAGGGTATCAGTTCGTTCTCCCTGATGGCGGTTCCTTTCTTCATCACCATGGGTGTGTTGATGGGGTCTGGTGGAATATCGGAAAAACTTATTGCTCTTGCCAATGCTTGTGTAGGGTGGATGAGGGGAGGCTTGGCTCAGGTAAACATCGTAGCTTCCTACTTCTTTGGAGGTATTTCCGGGTCTGCAGCCGCTGATACTGCTTCCCTTGGTTCAATCCTCATTCCCATGATGGTCAATGAAGGCTATGATGCAGATTTTTCTACTGCGGTTACGATTACCAGTTCCTGTGAAGGGCTTCTTGTCCCTCCTAGTCACAACATGGTCATCTATGCGACCACTGCAGGTGGTATTTCCGTAGGAAGTCTCTTTCTTGCCGGGTATCTTCCTGGTGCGTTGCTTGCGGTCACCCTGATGATTGGCTCCTACATCATCTCAGTAAAGCGGGGCTATCCCAAGGGGGATAAGTTCAGCCTCAAGAACTTTTTTATCCAACTGGGAAAATCCTTCTGGGCGTTGGCCGCAGTCATTATTGTTGTCGTTGGTGTTGTAGCCGGTTTCTTCACCGCTACAGAATCGGCTGCTATAGCAGTAATTTACTCCTTGATTGTTTCGGTCTTCATCTACAAAGGTTTGACATGGAAGGGAGTTTGGAAGGTATTGGATAATGCTGTAGGAACTCTTGCAATAGTCCTCATCCTTATCGCAACATCCTCGGTCTTCGGCTACTGTCTTACCACGCTCCATGTTCCCGATCTTGCAGCTACGGCCATTACCAATCTTACCAGCAATAGGATTCTTCTTATTCTGCTGTTGAATGTGATTTTATTGGTTCTCGGATGCATCATGGACATGGCTCCGATCATCCTCATTGCAACCCCGATTCTGTTTCCTATAGCAATTGGAGTCTGTGGCCTCGATCCTATCCAGTTCGGCATCATGGTTGTGCTCAACTGTGGTATCGGTCTGCTTACCCCTCCTGTAGGAGCAGTACTTTTCATCGGTTCAGCTGTTGCAAAGATTTCCATGGAGCGGGTTGTAAAGGCAACGCTTCCGTTCTATCTCTGTATGATCGTCGCACTTCTGATGGTTTCCTTCATTCCTGAGATCAGCCTCTTCCTGCCACAGGTTTTTGGAGGGTATGTCCCAGCCAACCTGTAG
- a CDS encoding C4-dicarboxylate TRAP transporter substrate-binding protein encodes MRNKHVAVVAIVLMLAMVTVSVFAQGGAEKGDKVYTLKLSTQLNETTPMVEGFKALAESVKARSNGRLVVEVYPSAQLGSDEDVIEQALQGVNVAVLTDGGRMGNYVKDIAIIGMAYFANNYDDVLKVTQSAKFAEWEKELVDKNGIRILSFNWYDGGRHFFTNKVVNTPSDLKGLRIRTPGAPAWAESVTALGATPVAMPWGETYSAVQSKAVDGCEVQLTSALGSRIYEVLKYMVRTEHFQLINGLIVGEKWFQTLPADLQTILLEETKAAGEKNARYVESKIADIEKQLVGYGITVIEPDVQAFVKASDAAYAKLGFADLRKEIYKQIGK; translated from the coding sequence ATGAGAAACAAACATGTTGCAGTCGTGGCTATCGTATTGATGCTTGCAATGGTGACTGTCTCTGTGTTCGCACAGGGTGGTGCAGAGAAGGGTGACAAAGTATACACTCTTAAGCTTTCTACCCAGTTGAATGAGACCACCCCGATGGTAGAGGGTTTCAAAGCATTGGCAGAGAGTGTGAAGGCTCGCTCCAATGGACGGCTGGTTGTTGAGGTATATCCTTCTGCTCAGCTCGGAAGCGATGAGGACGTAATCGAGCAGGCTCTGCAGGGTGTAAACGTAGCAGTACTGACCGACGGCGGCCGCATGGGCAACTATGTAAAGGACATCGCGATCATCGGTATGGCTTACTTTGCCAACAACTATGATGATGTTCTGAAAGTAACCCAGAGTGCAAAGTTTGCTGAATGGGAGAAGGAACTTGTTGACAAGAATGGCATCCGCATTCTTTCTTTCAACTGGTACGACGGTGGTCGTCACTTCTTCACCAACAAGGTAGTCAATACTCCTAGCGACCTGAAGGGTCTGCGCATTCGTACCCCCGGCGCTCCTGCTTGGGCTGAAAGCGTTACTGCTCTTGGTGCAACCCCGGTTGCAATGCCTTGGGGCGAGACGTACTCTGCTGTCCAGTCCAAGGCTGTTGACGGATGTGAAGTACAGCTTACCTCTGCACTTGGCTCCAGAATCTATGAAGTCTTGAAGTACATGGTCCGCACCGAGCACTTCCAGCTGATCAACGGCCTCATCGTTGGCGAGAAGTGGTTCCAGACCCTTCCTGCAGACCTGCAGACCATCTTGCTTGAAGAGACCAAGGCCGCTGGTGAGAAGAATGCCCGGTATGTCGAATCCAAGATTGCTGACATTGAGAAGCAGCTGGTTGGCTACGGCATCACCGTTATTGAACCCGATGTACAGGCCTTCGTAAAGGCTAGCGATGCTGCCTATGCAAAGCTTGGTTTTGCTGACCTGCGCAAGGAAATCTACAAGCAGATCGGTAAGTAA
- a CDS encoding TRAP transporter small permease, with the protein MNKVLQGYKKFCKVEELISSILLFAITVLVFVSAIARTLGHPLNWAVDISLLLFAWQVFIGGDIAVRNTNLIGVELLVNKFPAKVQKTLKIVFFLMIIAFLAVLVYFGIPLLIQNYKRLFQVLPISYSWATLSVPVGSFLMIISASIRMAEVIKKPVSFWEQGRVDA; encoded by the coding sequence GTGAATAAAGTATTACAAGGCTACAAGAAGTTTTGCAAAGTGGAAGAGTTGATTTCCAGCATTCTGCTTTTTGCAATTACCGTGTTGGTATTTGTGTCAGCCATCGCACGAACACTGGGACATCCGCTTAACTGGGCGGTAGACATTTCCCTCCTGCTTTTTGCATGGCAAGTGTTCATCGGTGGCGACATCGCAGTGAGGAACACCAACCTTATCGGCGTTGAATTGTTGGTGAACAAGTTTCCCGCCAAGGTGCAAAAAACACTGAAAATTGTGTTCTTTCTTATGATTATTGCCTTCTTGGCAGTTTTGGTGTATTTCGGCATTCCGCTTTTGATCCAAAACTATAAGCGCTTGTTCCAGGTACTTCCGATTAGTTATTCCTGGGCTACGCTGAGTGTACCCGTCGGGTCATTTCTCATGATTATTTCTGCAAGTATCCGTATGGCAGAAGTCATTAAGAAGCCTGTGTCCTTCTGGGAGCAGGGAAGGGTGGATGCATAG
- a CDS encoding TRAP transporter large permease has protein sequence MGVATIVFIVFLLLGMPVAFAIGISGLVFFMVTEGLPYTIVVQKVLATTQSFTMLAIPLFIFAGNLMNNTGITKRLMKLADVLTGHMHGNIAQISCVLSTLMGGVSGSANADAAMESRILGPEMTKRGYSRGWSAAINGLSSLIVATIPPSMGLIIFGSIGEVSIGRLFAAGLIPGLIMMVALMIAVDISARKRKYLPDHKKPASLKEVGKALIDGIWALLFPILLIVFIRFGIMTPSESGAFAAVYAIFVGTVIYKELTWKVFFQTLKDSTKDIAVVTLILAMSGVFGYGIVYDRVPQVIASTLMNITSNPTLMLLIIIALLTVSGMFVETTVIALLLTPILLPVVTSLGIDPVHFGIVMMTVTTMGIMTPPVGIALYTTSTIMECTPEETAKESVPFFIAIFTTVAIVTLIPQVSLFVPNLIFGPAF, from the coding sequence ATGGGTGTAGCAACAATAGTATTTATCGTTTTCTTGCTCTTGGGCATGCCTGTTGCTTTTGCCATCGGCATCTCAGGTTTGGTATTCTTTATGGTTACTGAGGGCTTGCCGTACACCATTGTGGTGCAGAAGGTATTGGCAACCACCCAATCCTTTACCATGCTCGCAATTCCCCTCTTTATTTTTGCAGGGAATTTAATGAACAACACCGGAATCACCAAGCGTCTTATGAAGCTTGCCGATGTTCTTACCGGTCATATGCATGGCAACATTGCACAAATCTCCTGTGTGCTCTCCACCCTGATGGGAGGTGTTTCCGGCTCTGCCAATGCTGACGCCGCCATGGAGTCGAGAATTCTGGGCCCGGAAATGACCAAGCGTGGGTATTCACGCGGCTGGTCTGCTGCCATCAACGGCCTTTCTTCCTTGATTGTAGCGACGATTCCCCCTTCCATGGGTCTGATCATTTTCGGTTCCATCGGTGAGGTATCGATAGGCCGCTTATTCGCTGCCGGTCTGATTCCCGGCCTGATCATGATGGTCGCCTTGATGATTGCTGTTGATATCAGCGCCAGAAAGCGCAAGTATCTTCCCGATCACAAAAAGCCGGCAAGTCTGAAAGAGGTCGGAAAGGCCTTGATTGATGGCATTTGGGCCTTGCTTTTCCCGATTCTGCTGATTGTCTTCATCCGCTTCGGTATTATGACTCCGTCTGAGAGCGGTGCCTTTGCAGCTGTCTATGCAATTTTCGTAGGCACGGTCATTTATAAGGAACTGACTTGGAAGGTTTTCTTCCAGACCCTGAAGGACAGCACCAAGGATATTGCCGTAGTTACCCTTATTCTCGCCATGAGTGGCGTTTTCGGGTATGGTATTGTCTACGATCGTGTACCTCAGGTTATTGCCAGTACGTTGATGAATATCACCAGCAATCCTACGTTAATGCTGTTGATCATCATTGCACTGCTGACTGTCAGTGGTATGTTTGTGGAAACCACGGTCATTGCCTTGCTGTTGACACCAATCCTACTTCCTGTGGTAACCTCTTTGGGAATTGATCCGGTTCACTTCGGTATCGTTATGATGACCGTTACTACGATGGGTATTATGACGCCGCCGGTTGGGATTGCCCTCTATACGACCTCAACAATCATGGAATGTACTCCTGAGGAGACAGCGAAGGAGTCCGTGCCGTTCTTTATTGCAATTTTTACTACGGTGGCGATAGTGACCTTGATTCCTCAAGTCTCGCTGTTTGTGCCCAATTTGATTTTCGGTCCTGCATTCTAA